The following are from one region of the bacterium genome:
- a CDS encoding 4Fe-4S dicluster domain-containing protein — translation MRVRIKMEDKEKSFIRKVAERSAQNIYACYQCGRCSAGCPFAFEMDILPNQIIRLVQLGQEEEVSGSKAVYLCASCFTCHSRCPKGIDIARIAEAIREITEPKGQDHFGPDDVPLKWAKDLPQQAYVAVFKKFSK, via the coding sequence ATGAGAGTGCGGATCAAAATGGAAGATAAAGAGAAATCTTTTATTCGGAAAGTTGCGGAACGCAGCGCACAGAACATATATGCATGCTATCAGTGCGGACGCTGTTCTGCAGGGTGCCCCTTTGCTTTTGAAATGGATATTCTGCCTAATCAGATAATCAGGCTTGTTCAACTGGGGCAGGAAGAGGAAGTTTCAGGATCAAAAGCGGTTTACCTGTGTGCATCATGTTTTACATGTCATTCCAGGTGCCCCAAGGGAATAGACATTGCAAGGATTGCAGAAGCAATAAGAGAGATTACTGAACCAAAGGGACAGGATCATTTCGGTCCTGATGATGTACCGCTGAAATGGGCAAAGGATCTGCCTCAGCAGGCTTACGTGGCGGTTTTTAAGAAATTCAGCAAATAA
- a CDS encoding Ni/Fe hydrogenase subunit alpha has translation MKKVTIDPVTRLEGHGKIEIFLDDKGDVKDAFLQVPELRGFEKFCQGRPVEEMPRITSRICGVCPEAHLMASAKAGDAVYNLTIPETAKMLRELLYMIFYVTDHTTHFYALGGPDFVLGPGAPKEQRNILGVVHKVGLEIGGKVIGMRGLCHELIQKIGGKAVHPVGALIGGMSKRLSPELRDEVLQAGRQAVEFGQFTISIFNDIVLKNKEYVDLILSDTFTHNTYNMGLVDKNNQVNFYDGDIRVVDPEGKEFVKFKPEDYLKHISEHVEEWTYLKFPFLKKIGWKGFTDGKSSGVYKATPLSRLNVSEGMATPLANEEYQRMYDTLGGKPVHQTLATHWARIIELLYAAERWVELAEHPEITSDQFRAVPTETPSEGVGVVEAPRGTLYHHYKTDENGMITEVNLIVGTTNNNAAINMSVKKAAQGLIKNGKVTDELMNMVEMAFRAYDPCFGCATHTLPGQMPLIVRIRDYKNSVIDEKKRF, from the coding sequence ATGAAAAAAGTCACAATAGATCCAGTTACCCGTCTTGAAGGACATGGAAAGATAGAAATTTTTCTTGATGATAAAGGTGATGTCAAAGATGCATTTCTTCAGGTTCCGGAGTTGAGGGGATTTGAAAAATTCTGCCAGGGAAGACCTGTTGAAGAGATGCCGAGAATTACCTCCAGGATCTGCGGAGTTTGTCCCGAGGCCCACCTTATGGCATCTGCAAAAGCAGGAGATGCTGTTTACAATCTTACAATTCCGGAAACAGCAAAGATGCTGAGGGAACTTCTATACATGATTTTTTATGTCACGGATCATACAACACATTTTTATGCTCTCGGAGGGCCTGATTTTGTACTTGGCCCGGGCGCGCCTAAGGAACAGAGAAATATACTCGGCGTTGTGCACAAGGTTGGTCTGGAAATAGGCGGGAAAGTAATAGGAATGCGGGGGCTCTGTCACGAGTTGATCCAGAAAATCGGCGGAAAGGCTGTTCATCCTGTGGGAGCTCTGATAGGAGGAATGTCAAAACGCCTTTCTCCCGAGCTGCGGGATGAAGTTCTGCAGGCAGGCAGGCAGGCTGTGGAGTTCGGGCAGTTTACCATCTCCATTTTTAATGATATTGTACTTAAAAACAAAGAGTATGTTGACCTGATACTTTCCGATACCTTTACTCACAACACTTACAACATGGGACTTGTTGACAAGAACAATCAGGTCAATTTCTATGACGGCGATATCAGAGTTGTTGATCCCGAAGGAAAAGAATTTGTTAAATTCAAACCTGAAGATTATCTGAAGCATATATCAGAACATGTGGAAGAGTGGACATATCTTAAGTTCCCGTTCCTCAAAAAGATCGGATGGAAAGGATTTACAGACGGAAAATCGAGCGGAGTTTACAAAGCTACGCCTCTTTCCCGTCTGAATGTTTCCGAAGGTATGGCAACGCCTCTGGCAAATGAAGAGTACCAGCGTATGTATGATACTTTGGGAGGAAAACCTGTACACCAGACCCTTGCAACTCACTGGGCACGCATTATCGAGCTTCTGTATGCTGCGGAGCGTTGGGTGGAACTTGCAGAGCATCCTGAAATTACAAGCGACCAGTTCCGTGCTGTTCCCACGGAAACACCGTCCGAAGGAGTGGGTGTTGTTGAAGCACCCCGCGGTACTCTCTATCATCACTACAAGACAGATGAGAACGGCATGATAACAGAAGTAAATCTCATTGTAGGGACAACAAACAACAATGCTGCAATAAATATGTCTGTTAAAAAAGCTGCTCAGGGATTGATTAAAAACGGTAAAGTGACAGATGAACTTATGAATATGGTTGAAATGGCATTTCGTGCATATGATCCCTGTTTTGGGTGCGCAACTCATACGCTTCCGGGCCAGATGCCGCTTATTGTCAGAATCAGAGATTATAAAAATAGTGTTATAGATGAGAAAAAGAGATTTTAA
- a CDS encoding oxidoreductase, translating to SLTKTKNGDLSLPELFSYVRTLDQVVDIDYRMPGCPPVADQIWNVLEAVLSGNLPPKGAVIGVNPKTVCDECPREKSEDKVVKKFVRPHMIKDIDPDKCLLDQGIICNGPATRAGCGALCTQVNLGCRGCYGPAEGIDDIGGKLAGAIASMVDSNDPEEIEKIVNQIPDPVGTFYRFNLPGSIIGRKI from the coding sequence AATCCCTCACTAAAACAAAGAACGGCGATTTATCCCTGCCAGAGCTTTTTTCTTATGTAAGAACTCTTGATCAGGTTGTTGACATTGATTACAGAATGCCCGGATGCCCGCCTGTAGCGGATCAGATATGGAATGTGCTTGAGGCTGTTTTATCGGGAAATCTGCCGCCAAAAGGCGCGGTTATCGGTGTTAATCCAAAGACCGTATGTGACGAATGTCCGAGAGAAAAAAGTGAGGATAAGGTTGTTAAAAAGTTCGTCAGACCTCATATGATAAAAGATATTGACCCTGACAAGTGTCTTTTGGATCAGGGGATAATCTGTAACGGCCCTGCTACGCGTGCAGGATGCGGAGCTTTGTGTACTCAGGTAAATCTGGGTTGCAGAGGGTGTTACGGCCCTGCTGAAGGTATTGATGATATAGGCGGAAAACTTGCAGGTGCTATTGCATCAATGGTTGACAGCAATGATCCTGAAGAAATAGAGAAAATAGTTAATCAGATTCCAGACCCTGTGGGAACTTTTTACAGATTTAACCTGCCCGGATCAATCATAGGGAGAAAGATTTAA